One window from the genome of Leptospira broomii serovar Hurstbridge str. 5399 encodes:
- a CDS encoding class I SAM-dependent methyltransferase, giving the protein MNQTCYLCNSQRNETVFVENSIDIVRCLHCDHVFSTYEQDEHYEGYWGEEETSYDLNWWDLAHREIYQDFIEKFLSSPKGNILDVGCGLGFFVKMVNNSRPGWDAFGYEISNQAIKFAKEKNGLKNVYSGIVQTSNLPKAKFDIITLWDVIEHIPKPHGLITYLFTLLKPGGFLFIQTPNFPVQLRKAKLKVWINGMRPDCHYLEAKDHINDYSEKTLAMLSKQCGFSSVDFTILKPISSVSGSSAKLGVLLKKLFYYSTLIIWKLTFKRININLTLFALFHKSTEATVSSRSKTRRS; this is encoded by the coding sequence TTGAATCAGACTTGTTACCTCTGCAATAGTCAAAGGAACGAAACTGTCTTCGTTGAAAACAGTATCGACATAGTTCGTTGTTTGCATTGCGATCATGTATTCTCGACATACGAGCAAGACGAACATTACGAAGGATATTGGGGTGAAGAAGAGACTTCCTATGATTTAAATTGGTGGGATCTCGCACACAGAGAAATTTACCAGGACTTTATAGAAAAATTTCTATCTTCGCCTAAAGGAAACATTCTGGATGTAGGTTGCGGGCTAGGTTTTTTTGTCAAAATGGTCAATAATAGCCGACCTGGCTGGGACGCTTTCGGCTATGAGATCTCAAACCAAGCGATAAAGTTCGCGAAGGAAAAAAACGGATTAAAAAATGTTTATTCCGGCATCGTCCAAACTAGTAATCTTCCTAAAGCAAAGTTTGATATTATCACGCTTTGGGACGTGATCGAACATATCCCGAAGCCTCACGGTTTAATTACCTATCTGTTCACTTTATTAAAACCCGGAGGGTTTCTATTTATTCAAACCCCTAACTTTCCGGTTCAGCTACGTAAGGCAAAGTTGAAAGTCTGGATCAATGGAATGAGGCCCGACTGTCATTACCTTGAGGCTAAAGACCATATAAATGATTATTCCGAAAAAACCCTAGCTATGCTATCAAAGCAATGCGGATTTTCTTCCGTAGATTTCACTATCCTAAAACCGATCTCCTCTGTTTCCGGTAGTAGTGCGAAATTGGGCGTTCTTTTGAAGAAATTATTTTATTATAGTACTTTAATAATTTGGAAACTAACGTTTAAACGGATCAACATAAATCTTACTCTTTTTGCATTATTTCATAAAAGTACAGAGGCAACTGTTTCTTCCCGATCGAAAACCCGGAGAAGTTAA
- the purL gene encoding phosphoribosylformylglycinamidine synthase subunit PurL, with translation MEKESVSLEDALDHGLTAEEFARIQEILGRIPNSTELGVFSAMWSEHCSYKNSILQLKTLPTKSDKLLAQAGEENAGAMDIGDGLAVVFKIESHNHPTAVEPYQGAATGVGGIMRDIFTMGARPIVSLNSLRFGNPDESRNKYLLSRAVKGIGDYGNSLGIAVSGGELFIDECFSKNPLVNAMTVGIVRHDQMASATTGGKVGNAVFIVGSTTGRDGIHGASFASKDLTKESESKRSAVQVGDPFMEKLLMEASLETIQKGLLVGIQDMGAAGISCATSEMSAKGKTGMRIDLDLVPFRETGMNAYEAMLSESQERMLVIPIKGKEEELISIFKKWNLNAVQIGEVTNNGLLEVHKDGKLKVKIPAESLVLGGGAPRYVRETKRPTYLDQVSVWTPHSLPDLQESGEIGSIFSKLLGGWNISSRRPIIEQYDTEVGLVKLIGPGYDGGLSAIPETDRALATATDCNSRYTYLDPYHGTIFAVCEAARNVAVTGADPLGVTNNLNFANPYIPENYYMFSECIRGMGDACRFLGLPVTGGNVSFYNESPEGPIFPTPTIGMVGILNNKKLGIRNYPRKAGIKLAVIGKFRPSLGGSEFQKIQWRTVQGRIPELDLSHEKSLLDLIVSLGKNSKVVSAHDLSLGGIGIALAKTAIFSGLGIEANLQELRQNRIDLTLFGETASCILIGFEMKNEISIREATLNVGLDFLPVGETVSDAKLRIADFKVEIPVSELSNRYESGLTEVFK, from the coding sequence ATGGAAAAAGAATCCGTTTCTCTCGAAGACGCCTTAGATCACGGGCTCACGGCGGAAGAATTCGCCAGGATCCAAGAAATATTGGGAAGAATTCCCAACTCGACCGAACTAGGGGTCTTCTCCGCAATGTGGTCGGAGCATTGCTCTTACAAGAATTCCATCCTGCAGTTAAAGACTCTTCCGACAAAATCGGATAAACTCCTGGCACAGGCAGGAGAAGAGAACGCTGGAGCGATGGATATCGGAGACGGACTCGCGGTCGTTTTCAAGATAGAAAGCCATAATCATCCCACTGCTGTCGAACCCTATCAGGGCGCGGCGACCGGCGTAGGTGGAATCATGAGGGACATTTTTACCATGGGCGCAAGGCCTATCGTCTCTTTAAATTCGCTTCGCTTCGGAAATCCGGATGAATCTCGAAATAAATATCTACTATCTCGGGCAGTAAAGGGAATCGGCGACTACGGAAATTCTCTCGGGATTGCGGTGTCCGGCGGAGAACTTTTTATCGATGAGTGTTTTTCCAAAAACCCGCTCGTAAATGCCATGACGGTCGGAATCGTGCGCCATGATCAAATGGCAAGCGCTACCACCGGAGGCAAGGTCGGGAACGCCGTATTTATCGTAGGCTCTACTACCGGAAGGGACGGAATTCATGGAGCTTCCTTCGCTTCCAAAGACCTAACCAAGGAATCCGAATCGAAGCGGTCTGCAGTTCAAGTAGGCGACCCGTTTATGGAAAAGCTCCTGATGGAAGCCTCTCTCGAGACCATTCAAAAAGGCTTACTAGTGGGAATTCAGGATATGGGTGCCGCAGGAATTTCCTGTGCAACCTCCGAAATGAGCGCCAAGGGAAAGACCGGAATGCGGATCGATTTGGATTTGGTTCCTTTTCGAGAAACCGGAATGAACGCCTACGAAGCGATGCTCTCGGAGAGCCAAGAGAGAATGCTCGTCATTCCGATCAAAGGCAAGGAAGAAGAACTCATTTCTATATTCAAAAAATGGAATTTAAATGCGGTTCAAATCGGAGAAGTTACGAACAACGGACTGCTGGAAGTGCATAAAGACGGGAAACTGAAAGTGAAGATTCCGGCCGAATCCCTCGTATTGGGCGGAGGCGCCCCTCGTTACGTTCGGGAAACAAAACGCCCGACATATTTGGATCAGGTGTCCGTTTGGACTCCCCACTCTTTACCGGACTTGCAGGAATCGGGAGAAATCGGTTCTATTTTCTCAAAGCTCTTAGGAGGTTGGAATATTTCCTCTAGGAGACCCATTATCGAGCAATATGACACCGAAGTGGGGCTGGTAAAGCTTATAGGTCCGGGATACGACGGCGGGCTCTCTGCGATTCCCGAGACTGATAGAGCGCTCGCGACCGCAACCGATTGCAACTCCAGATACACGTATCTGGATCCTTATCACGGTACTATATTTGCCGTCTGCGAGGCGGCGCGCAACGTCGCTGTAACCGGTGCCGATCCTCTCGGAGTGACGAATAACCTGAATTTTGCCAATCCATACATTCCGGAAAACTATTATATGTTTTCCGAATGTATCCGAGGGATGGGGGATGCTTGTCGTTTTCTCGGACTTCCGGTTACCGGAGGGAACGTCTCCTTTTATAATGAATCCCCCGAAGGACCCATTTTTCCGACGCCTACTATCGGAATGGTCGGAATTTTGAACAACAAGAAACTAGGAATACGGAATTATCCTCGGAAAGCCGGAATCAAGTTAGCCGTAATCGGAAAATTTCGCCCGTCGTTAGGCGGAAGCGAATTCCAAAAAATCCAGTGGCGGACCGTTCAAGGACGAATCCCTGAGCTTGATCTTTCCCATGAAAAATCGTTGTTGGATTTGATCGTTTCTCTTGGAAAAAATTCTAAGGTGGTTTCGGCCCACGATTTATCCTTGGGAGGAATTGGGATCGCTCTGGCCAAGACGGCAATCTTCTCCGGTTTAGGAATCGAAGCGAATCTGCAGGAACTCCGTCAAAATCGAATCGATTTGACTCTGTTCGGAGAGACTGCCTCTTGCATTCTAATCGGTTTCGAAATGAAAAACGAAATATCGATTCGGGAAGCGACTTTAAACGTAGGACTAGATTTCTTGCCCGTGGGAGAGACCGTTTCAGATGCGAAACTGCGAATCGCCGATTTTAAAGTGGAGATTCCAGTTTCGGAACTTTCAAACCGTTACGAAAGCGGATTAACTGAGGTGTTCAAATGA
- a CDS encoding MarR family winged helix-turn-helix transcriptional regulator: protein MNPRTIIYLISRIRDEFHRHLNRELKEKGLGQLSTTHADILFALAMSKKVPMQEIAKMIDRDKSTLTALVDKLEDLGYVERARDDEDQRVVNLQLTKKAYSIRPIMLGISRSLLSGLYKGFSEPEKKELVRLLDKLYKNLK from the coding sequence ATGAATCCCCGAACAATAATTTACTTAATTTCGCGTATACGAGACGAATTTCATCGGCACTTAAATCGGGAACTCAAGGAAAAAGGCCTCGGACAATTGTCCACTACTCACGCCGATATACTTTTTGCGTTAGCGATGTCTAAGAAAGTTCCGATGCAAGAAATTGCCAAAATGATCGACAGAGACAAATCGACTTTAACGGCGCTGGTCGATAAATTGGAAGATCTAGGATATGTGGAGCGTGCAAGGGATGACGAGGATCAGAGAGTAGTAAATCTCCAGCTTACGAAAAAAGCCTACTCGATACGACCCATTATGCTCGGTATTTCAAGATCGCTTCTTTCCGGATTGTATAAAGGATTCTCGGAACCCGAAAAAAAAGAACTAGTCCGACTGCTGGATAAACTTTATAAGAATTTAAAATAA
- a CDS encoding MaoC family dehydratase, with protein MAKLVLSSFAELEAYVGKELGVSAPHEITQEQINKFAEATLDHQWIHTDPARAAKESPFGTTIAHGYLTLSMAPYLLSQILELKNIKMGINYGMEKLRFLDPVKVGSKLKLRAELIELKDLRGTARMTLKLSFEVEGAPKPAAIGEVIYLYQFA; from the coding sequence ATGGCCAAACTCGTTTTATCCAGTTTTGCGGAATTAGAAGCCTATGTCGGAAAGGAGCTCGGAGTTTCCGCTCCCCATGAAATTACGCAAGAGCAGATTAATAAGTTTGCGGAAGCCACCCTCGACCATCAGTGGATACATACCGACCCTGCTCGCGCTGCCAAAGAATCTCCCTTCGGGACAACCATAGCGCACGGATATCTGACTCTTTCTATGGCCCCCTACCTACTTTCCCAGATTTTAGAACTAAAAAATATCAAAATGGGAATCAATTACGGGATGGAAAAACTACGATTCCTGGATCCGGTGAAAGTCGGTTCTAAACTCAAACTCCGTGCAGAACTGATCGAGCTAAAAGACCTTCGGGGTACGGCAAGAATGACCCTAAAACTCAGCTTCGAAGTGGAAGGTGCGCCTAAGCCGGCGGCAATCGGAGAGGTCATCTACCTCTACCAATTCGCTTAA
- a CDS encoding HsdM family class I SAM-dependent methyltransferase — protein MFIQSTGNISKHTLITSSKALGQFFTPAPLARIMVEWTSGAKSKFEVNSPFRVLDPAAGKGIFFSMTDCSLRTEFHGWEIDPILYRECQQILDKSGAEGGSKFLTLGDFLTARVDFLYDAILCNPPYKRLNHSKLGNDLLKTFKNQVGVSIPGTANLYVFFLLRILSLLKEGGRAAVLLPYEFLNAGYGIPVKRALLESDSLRRILFLDSSWSLFSGAVTSSCILFLEKLKPESSGFLWSRVPSSALNGEGTSIESLEWREVVLNAGDKWTRLLRKDKDIIYKIKSDAKISSNNNYVSMAKSYQLDRVSILEFGKFRRGIATGDNGFFLLSEKEVLNLQIPSEFLRSSIPKAQYALSPFFTGDDWNILRSGGAKVWLLDAKEVRSIDNHKGIKKYLEEGIKRGVPNRFLPSRRRPWHSQESREPSRILATSFHREDIRFVLNSSPAVNLTCFHGFTAKPGYQEYEDLLFAYLITPHAHKELESRTREYAQGLRKVEPGDLNSLIVPDFRKLQELEKEKIGSLLSKYRELLHPWTPGRRRKPEQIVGKNPAERQLLVSIEEFFYL, from the coding sequence ATGTTTATTCAGTCAACTGGCAATATTTCGAAACATACATTGATTACTTCCTCCAAGGCCTTAGGTCAATTTTTTACGCCTGCTCCTTTGGCTAGGATAATGGTTGAATGGACTTCAGGCGCAAAATCGAAGTTCGAAGTTAATTCTCCGTTTCGAGTCTTAGATCCTGCAGCGGGTAAAGGAATTTTTTTTTCCATGACCGATTGTTCCCTTCGTACGGAATTCCACGGTTGGGAGATTGATCCGATTCTATATCGGGAATGTCAGCAAATTCTTGACAAAAGTGGAGCGGAAGGCGGCTCGAAGTTCTTAACTTTAGGGGATTTCTTAACTGCGAGGGTGGATTTTCTTTATGACGCCATTCTGTGTAATCCGCCTTACAAGCGACTCAATCATTCGAAGCTCGGAAACGATCTGCTAAAAACATTCAAAAATCAGGTAGGGGTTTCGATTCCAGGCACTGCGAACTTATACGTTTTTTTTCTTTTGAGAATTCTTTCCTTACTTAAGGAAGGGGGAAGAGCGGCGGTACTCCTTCCTTATGAATTCTTAAACGCGGGATATGGAATCCCAGTTAAACGTGCGCTTCTTGAATCTGATTCTCTTAGAAGAATTCTTTTCTTGGATTCGTCCTGGTCTTTGTTTTCAGGTGCCGTAACTTCCTCCTGTATACTGTTTTTGGAAAAATTAAAACCGGAATCTTCCGGATTTTTATGGTCGCGTGTTCCTTCGTCGGCACTTAATGGCGAAGGAACATCCATTGAAAGTTTAGAATGGCGAGAAGTAGTCTTAAATGCGGGAGACAAATGGACTAGATTACTACGGAAAGATAAGGATATTATTTATAAAATAAAAAGTGATGCGAAAATATCATCTAACAATAATTATGTGAGTATGGCGAAGAGTTACCAACTTGATAGAGTTTCGATTCTTGAGTTCGGAAAATTTCGCAGAGGAATCGCCACAGGGGACAATGGATTTTTTCTACTTTCCGAAAAAGAAGTTTTGAATTTACAGATACCGTCCGAATTTCTTCGTTCCTCTATTCCAAAAGCTCAATATGCACTTTCTCCTTTCTTTACCGGCGATGATTGGAATATACTTCGATCGGGCGGCGCTAAGGTCTGGCTTTTAGACGCCAAGGAAGTTCGAAGTATAGACAATCATAAAGGAATTAAGAAATATCTGGAGGAAGGAATTAAGCGAGGAGTTCCTAATCGTTTTCTTCCTTCTCGAAGAAGACCCTGGCACTCGCAAGAAAGCAGGGAACCTTCCAGGATCTTAGCGACTTCCTTTCATCGCGAGGATATTCGATTCGTACTGAATTCGAGCCCGGCGGTAAATCTTACCTGTTTTCACGGTTTTACTGCAAAGCCGGGATACCAGGAGTATGAGGATCTTTTGTTCGCATATTTAATCACGCCTCACGCTCATAAGGAATTGGAATCCAGAACTAGGGAATACGCTCAAGGCTTGAGAAAAGTGGAGCCGGGAGATTTGAATTCCTTAATCGTGCCGGATTTCAGAAAGTTACAAGAATTGGAAAAAGAAAAAATCGGTTCTCTTCTATCCAAATACAGGGAACTACTCCATCCTTGGACTCCGGGTCGACGTAGAAAGCCGGAGCAAATAGTCGGAAAGAACCCCGCCGAAAGACAACTACTCGTTTCCATCGAGGAATTTTTCTATTTGTAA
- a CDS encoding amidase, which translates to MAKDTQDFEAYDALGLSELIRRKKAHPKELVEFSAKKIETLNPKLNAVVQQTIEQAKSLAASGKSPKGPFFGVPILLKDIIHEVGGERITSGSKAYRKHIAESDTEFVSRFRKAGFLFLGTTNTPEFALMGITEPKLHGPTRNPWDPERTPGGSSGGSAAAVASGMVSIATASDGGGSIRIPAAYCGLFGLKPSRGRVPVYPLGRVWQGASVDHVLTKSVRDSAAILDLVSGITRAEVFSLEKPKSPFLSETRKAPGKLRIAYSFQSPIGTGVNADHSEAVLETAKLLKSLGHKVEESAPKIDGKKLAKAYIMMYFGEVAAEIQKLETVFGRKAKMGDVESTTWILGLLGRSVGAGEFVSAIRYWDQAAFLTEEFHREYDVYLTPATAEPPAKIGELAPKFYEEIAMQIIGRAGLGKLLLATGMVDQLVEKNLSRTPFTQLANLTGQPSMSVPLSRTRFGLPIGMMFTGARGREDILIRLASQLEKAKPWASIAKV; encoded by the coding sequence ATGGCGAAAGATACGCAAGATTTCGAAGCATATGATGCATTGGGGCTTTCCGAGCTAATTCGCCGAAAAAAAGCTCACCCGAAAGAATTAGTAGAATTTTCAGCTAAGAAGATCGAGACTCTGAATCCTAAATTAAATGCAGTCGTCCAACAAACAATCGAACAAGCAAAAAGTCTCGCAGCTTCCGGCAAAAGCCCCAAGGGACCTTTTTTTGGCGTTCCCATATTACTTAAGGATATCATACATGAAGTCGGAGGGGAAAGAATCACTTCCGGCTCCAAGGCGTATCGTAAACATATCGCCGAATCGGACACGGAATTCGTTTCTAGATTTAGGAAGGCCGGATTCTTATTCTTAGGTACGACTAATACTCCGGAATTCGCTTTGATGGGAATTACCGAACCGAAACTTCACGGTCCGACCCGAAATCCTTGGGACCCGGAACGCACCCCTGGCGGTTCCAGCGGAGGATCGGCCGCCGCTGTCGCTTCCGGAATGGTTTCCATTGCGACGGCCTCGGACGGAGGAGGTTCGATTCGAATTCCAGCGGCTTATTGCGGATTATTCGGATTAAAACCGAGTAGAGGAAGAGTGCCGGTTTATCCGTTAGGAAGAGTTTGGCAGGGAGCCTCTGTTGATCATGTGCTGACAAAATCCGTACGGGATAGCGCGGCAATTTTAGACTTAGTTTCCGGAATCACTCGAGCGGAAGTTTTCTCTTTAGAAAAACCTAAATCTCCCTTTCTCTCCGAGACAAGAAAAGCGCCAGGAAAATTACGAATCGCTTATTCATTTCAATCTCCGATAGGCACAGGAGTGAATGCCGATCATTCGGAAGCGGTTTTAGAAACGGCTAAGTTATTGAAATCCTTAGGTCATAAAGTGGAGGAATCCGCTCCGAAAATAGACGGCAAAAAATTGGCTAAAGCCTATATCATGATGTATTTCGGAGAAGTGGCCGCAGAAATTCAAAAATTAGAAACCGTATTCGGAAGAAAAGCCAAGATGGGAGATGTAGAATCTACGACATGGATATTGGGTTTATTAGGTCGCTCTGTCGGTGCCGGTGAATTTGTCTCGGCAATCCGCTATTGGGATCAAGCGGCTTTTCTAACCGAGGAGTTCCATCGAGAGTACGATGTTTATCTCACACCGGCAACTGCGGAACCCCCCGCCAAAATCGGAGAATTAGCTCCGAAATTCTACGAAGAGATTGCAATGCAAATCATAGGTCGAGCCGGTTTAGGAAAACTTCTATTGGCTACGGGCATGGTGGATCAACTTGTGGAAAAAAATCTATCGCGCACTCCGTTTACTCAGCTCGCTAATTTAACCGGACAGCCGTCGATGTCCGTCCCTTTGTCTCGAACAAGATTCGGCTTGCCGATCGGAATGATGTTTACCGGAGCTCGAGGTCGAGAAGATATCCTAATCCGACTCGCCTCGCAATTGGAAAAAGCAAAACCTTGGGCGAGCATCGCGAAAGTATGA
- a CDS encoding NADH-quinone oxidoreductase subunit B has translation MGLNDQLNQPGQMYGDMVQVASADTIINWGRSYSLWPYPFATACCGIEYMSTSCSDYDIARFGAERPSFSPRQADMILVLGTITYKMAPVLREIYDQLSEPKFVVSYGACASSGGMFHAYSVLQGIDRILPVDLYVPGCPPRPEALLDAVIKLQEKVKTQGLEARRQEVMSKIREINERNKPLVVR, from the coding sequence ATGGGATTGAACGATCAACTCAATCAGCCCGGTCAGATGTACGGCGATATGGTTCAAGTCGCTAGTGCGGATACGATCATTAATTGGGGTAGAAGTTACTCCCTTTGGCCGTATCCGTTTGCCACTGCATGTTGCGGGATCGAGTATATGAGTACTTCCTGCTCCGACTATGACATCGCCAGATTCGGTGCGGAGCGTCCTTCGTTTTCGCCGAGACAGGCCGATATGATTCTTGTCTTAGGAACGATTACTTATAAAATGGCGCCTGTTCTTCGCGAGATTTACGATCAACTTTCGGAGCCGAAGTTCGTGGTCAGTTACGGCGCCTGCGCTTCTTCCGGGGGAATGTTTCACGCCTATTCGGTTCTCCAAGGAATCGATAGGATCCTTCCGGTTGATCTGTATGTCCCTGGATGTCCTCCTCGACCGGAAGCTCTTCTGGATGCGGTGATTAAGCTTCAAGAGAAAGTTAAAACCCAAGGCTTGGAAGCGAGACGACAGGAAGTGATGAGTAAAATTCGGGAGATCAATGAAAGAAACAAACCTTTGGTCGTCCGATGA
- a CDS encoding NADH-quinone oxidoreductase subunit A produces the protein MGSSPEHLGPLLIQFLLGVGFSALILGLAFLLNPKKKSKPHDTFECGVPYYGDAKGLFNIKFYLVAVLFILFDIEAVFLFPYAVNLKAFKEAGLGPFLLVEMFVFIFILVVGLYYIRRKGALEWD, from the coding sequence ATGGGAAGCTCGCCCGAACATTTAGGCCCCCTCCTGATACAATTCCTTCTCGGAGTAGGATTCTCCGCCCTTATCCTCGGCCTCGCGTTTCTCTTAAATCCTAAGAAAAAATCCAAGCCCCACGATACTTTCGAATGCGGAGTCCCGTATTACGGCGACGCGAAAGGTTTATTTAATATTAAGTTTTATTTGGTAGCTGTTCTGTTTATACTCTTCGATATCGAAGCAGTCTTTCTTTTTCCTTACGCGGTAAACTTAAAAGCGTTTAAGGAGGCCGGTCTCGGTCCGTTTCTATTGGTGGAGATGTTCGTCTTTATTTTTATTTTAGTCGTCGGTTTATATTATATACGTAGAAAGGGGGCGTTAGAATGGGATTGA
- a CDS encoding ankyrin repeat domain-containing protein has protein sequence MILNLKRHWGYLILLALCLSLSVSATPEQDREFLSSVKEGNLKKVEALLSQGARIDAKDEEGRTSLMLAEGEDVVEFLIKNGANLNAQDQDGNSVLFYRLLPLLKVKVPDMDDLAEAKRLIESGAQVEYMARKGEDQHPVSLLNMAIRNKNLTLVKFLVENGANPNHDPGGVEEYPLFLAVGGASSSPDLAITEYLLANGAKPVFTSRLKEIQTPEGTKQIGARNAFHYATETLGTDPKIFDILAKAGTNLNQRDARGKTPLIEAIYRKNVGAAEKLIALGADITLSDIEGKTAFDLAKEVQLESVARLIGEKLSPKTP, from the coding sequence ATGATTCTAAATCTAAAAAGGCATTGGGGATATCTCATCTTACTCGCGTTATGTCTTTCCCTCTCCGTATCCGCTACGCCTGAGCAAGATAGGGAATTTCTTTCTTCGGTAAAGGAAGGTAATCTAAAGAAAGTGGAAGCTCTGCTTTCGCAAGGTGCAAGAATCGATGCGAAGGATGAGGAAGGTCGGACCTCCCTTATGCTCGCGGAAGGCGAGGACGTCGTCGAATTTCTTATCAAGAATGGAGCGAACTTAAACGCTCAGGATCAGGACGGGAATTCGGTCCTTTTCTATCGACTTCTTCCTCTACTTAAAGTCAAGGTCCCGGATATGGATGATCTGGCCGAAGCGAAGCGTTTGATCGAGTCGGGAGCACAGGTCGAATACATGGCTAGAAAAGGGGAGGATCAGCATCCTGTATCTCTTTTGAATATGGCAATACGGAATAAGAACCTAACTCTCGTAAAATTTTTAGTTGAGAACGGAGCAAACCCGAATCACGATCCGGGCGGCGTAGAGGAATATCCGCTCTTTCTTGCGGTCGGCGGAGCTTCTTCTTCCCCCGATCTTGCAATTACCGAATACTTATTGGCAAATGGAGCGAAGCCCGTTTTTACAAGTCGCCTGAAAGAGATTCAAACTCCTGAAGGGACCAAACAAATCGGAGCCCGAAACGCCTTTCACTATGCAACGGAAACGCTCGGCACAGATCCGAAGATTTTCGATATCCTCGCAAAAGCGGGCACGAACCTGAATCAGCGGGATGCCCGAGGTAAAACTCCGCTGATAGAGGCAATTTACCGAAAGAATGTCGGCGCGGCGGAGAAGCTCATAGCTTTAGGCGCAGACATTACTCTTTCGGATATCGAAGGCAAAACTGCCTTCGACTTGGCAAAAGAAGTACAACTGGAATCAGTTGCACGTCTTATTGGCGAAAAACTTTCACCTAAAACCCCTTAG
- a CDS encoding flavin reductase family protein, with translation MSLSHDDFKNALSHFSSGVTVITYSDTTRTGGLTVSSFTSLSLDPPLILFNLQKNISSHDPLLASGKFTVNILSAEQEKLSNQFASGKIDKHELIQTLACSLGHNGVPYLEGTLSRLECDLEKQVDGGDHTIVVGRVLFAASDDSKRPLLYYRRAYYGI, from the coding sequence ATGTCCTTAAGCCATGATGATTTTAAGAATGCTCTTTCTCATTTTTCTTCCGGGGTAACCGTGATTACGTATTCGGATACGACTCGAACGGGGGGGCTTACCGTAAGCAGCTTTACCTCTTTATCTTTGGATCCTCCGTTGATCTTATTCAATTTGCAAAAGAATATCTCCAGCCACGACCCGTTATTGGCCTCGGGAAAATTTACGGTGAATATTCTTTCTGCGGAGCAGGAGAAGTTATCCAACCAATTTGCCTCTGGAAAAATCGATAAACACGAGTTAATCCAAACCCTTGCATGTAGTCTGGGTCATAATGGAGTCCCTTACTTGGAAGGAACTCTATCACGGTTGGAATGCGATTTGGAAAAGCAGGTAGATGGAGGAGATCATACCATCGTAGTCGGCCGGGTTCTTTTTGCCGCTTCGGACGATTCAAAGCGACCTCTTCTTTATTATCGCAGAGCTTACTATGGAATTTAG
- a CDS encoding leucine-rich repeat domain-containing protein, with protein sequence MNSTIRLLVVPILSGLLLFGNSCKRSAEDILSTASQTPLKIEKLDLGLQKLGTIPQVLFTFPNLKWLDIRLNRLETLPENLGDLEQLEYLNVYGNDLKQFPTSCARLGKLHVLFAGNNDFERIPPELKGLSLEAIYFDQNKLTLNESDIDLLGNLQQLQILDLSKNRNIIALPKNLNLLANHPKLRVLILKDSGLRTADVNAARKLLPKVRIEF encoded by the coding sequence ATGAATTCAACGATTCGATTACTCGTTGTCCCGATTTTATCCGGACTTCTACTCTTCGGAAATTCCTGTAAAAGATCCGCAGAAGATATCCTTTCCACGGCTTCTCAAACTCCTTTGAAGATCGAAAAGTTGGATCTGGGGTTACAGAAATTAGGCACCATCCCTCAAGTATTATTTACGTTTCCGAATCTTAAATGGCTGGATATTCGATTGAATCGACTCGAAACACTTCCCGAAAATCTAGGGGATTTGGAGCAATTGGAATATTTAAACGTTTATGGAAACGACTTAAAGCAATTTCCGACTTCCTGCGCACGATTAGGAAAATTGCATGTCCTCTTTGCGGGAAATAACGACTTTGAAAGGATTCCGCCGGAATTAAAAGGACTTTCGCTCGAAGCTATCTATTTCGATCAAAACAAATTGACTTTGAACGAATCCGATATTGATTTATTAGGAAATTTGCAACAACTTCAAATTCTGGATTTGTCAAAAAACAGAAACATAATAGCCCTCCCTAAGAATCTAAACCTGCTCGCGAATCATCCGAAGTTGCGGGTTCTTATCCTGAAAGATTCGGGACTTAGAACTGCCGACGTGAATGCTGCGCGCAAATTACTCCCTAAGGTCCGTATAGAATTTTAA